In a single window of the Drosophila subpulchrella strain 33 F10 #4 breed RU33 chromosome X, RU_Dsub_v1.1 Primary Assembly, whole genome shotgun sequence genome:
- the LOC119558327 gene encoding uncharacterized protein LOC119558327: MVFYLEHVITGDRVFLDEGENTLGRDPDCSFKMEYDYMSRKHVTILVENGKIFVKELESRNGTFVNYVGFRVSKEYREISVGDDLLFGIIVPYDVLVHKYPPTLGIFTLMEEEQDTEDSVDSSLNPADKSPNLQGSNPE, encoded by the exons ATGGTATTCTATTTGGAGCACGTGATTACGGGCGATCGGGTTTTTCTGGACGAAGGCGAAAACACCCTAGGACGCGACCCCGACTGCAGCTTTAAAATGGAGTACGACTATATGTCCCGGAAACACGTCACCATCTTAGTTGAAAATGGCAAGATTTTCGTAAAGGAGCTG GAGTCCCGCAATGGCACATTTGTAAACTATGTGGGTTTCCGGGTTAGTAAAGAATATCGGGAAATCTCCGTCGGCGATGACCTTCTATTCGGGATTATAGTGCCTTACGATGTATTGG TTCACAAATATCCGCCTACGTTAGGCATTTTCACTCTTatggaggaggagcaggacaCTGAAGATTCTGTGGACAGTAGCCTAAATCCCGCGGATAAAAGTCCAAATCTTCAGGGCAGTAACCCAGAATGA